The stretch of DNA GCTTGCCGAGCGCTACGGCTTCGACGAAGCGTGGGTCGCTGAGCAGGCGCGGCGGGGATTCATCGCGCGCAAGCCGGGTGACGATGGTGACCGCATCACCGTGACCAGCAAGGCCCGCCACCGCTACGGCCTGCCGGACGCAACCTGATCGGTCAGCCGAACGGCGATCGCGCGTCGGCGACGCATCGCTGATTGCCTCGGTGGCACGAGGCACGCGAGGCTAGAGAGGTGATCGCTGGATTCTCGCCCACGAAGAACGGCTCGTACTCGATGCGTTCGTACGAGAAAGGTGCCAATTTGTCACTGTGTGGTCACAGTTCTTTTGCAAGATGTGTGGTATACTTGGTTCAGTGGTGGGGAGGGATGGGAGGAGACAGTGATCGCGTGAAGGAGGTGCGATGACGGCAGCGGTGCAGCAGTCATCGGTGCGTCGTGCTGACGCACAACGTCCACGATTCGCGCACCCGGCTGAAGCTGAGTTCGCAGCCTTTCTTGATTTCTATCGGATCGCCTGGGAATATGAACCGCGTTCCTTCCCGCTGCGCTGGCAAGACGGACGCATCGTCGAGCAGTTCACTCCCGACTTCTATCTCCCTGAGCAAGATCTCTACGTCGAACTCACGACGATGAAACAGAGCTTGGTCACCCGCAAGCACCGCAAGGTCCGGCGACTCCGAGAGCTTTATCCCCACGTGAACATCGTGCTTCTTTATCGCAAGGACTACCACGAAATCCTCTCGCGCTTCGGCTATGGCTCGGTGGACATCACCTCGTTACGCCCCGATCAGATCGAGCGAGTTCTCTTGAGTCCGGCTGAGATTCAGCGGCGAGTGGCCGAACTCGGTCAGCAAATCTCGACGGATTACGCTGGTGAGTCGCTCGTCCTGGTGGGCGTTCTCAAGGGCATCACCTTCTTCCTGGCTGATCTGGCCCGGGCGATCACCCGACCGCTGGCGATCGACTACCTGCAGCTCTCGCGTGACCTCCGCGAGGGTGTCGCCATCCGCAAGGATCTCGATCTCGATATACGCGGCAAGCATGTGCTGCTGGTCGAGGACATTGTCAATACGGGTTTGACGCTCGACTTCATCATGCGCGTGTTACGCGAGCGCGAACCAGCTAGTCTCGAAGTGTGCGCGCTCCTCGACAAGGCCGAGCGGCGGTTGGTTTCGGTTCCAGTGAAATACGTCGGCTTCACCATTCCCAACGAGTTCGTCGTCGGGTATGGGCTCGACTATCGCGAGCTCTATAGGAATCTTCCTTTCATCTGCGTACTCAAGCGCGAGGTTTACGAAGCGAACGGGAACGGTCACCTGATCGGGGGAACTGGTCAGGAAGCAGCTGCCGAGGCTGCCGAGCCCTCGCTGGTCGCAACGCGAGTCGAAGTGGGCTCCGGCTGACAGACGGGACAGTAGTACGTCCCTCGACCAGCGATGGTCCGCTTGACGATCGAGGTGCCACAGCGCGGGCAGGGTTGACCAGCTCGGCCGTGAACGTAGGGAAACTCGCCGACTGGCGGGACGGCCCGCCCGTGGAGAATCTTGGCTCCTCCCTGAGGAACCGCGATCGCCAGTACTTCACGGATCGCCTGGTACAGGCGAACGACCTCGCCGTCATCCAGCGTTCCGACCAGACGCGCCGGATGGAGTTGGGCGAACCAGAGACTCTCGTCGACATAAATGTTGCCGAGCCCGGCGACGACACGCTGGTCTAGAAGCGCGGCCTTGAGCGAGGTTCCGCGACGCCGGTCGAGCCCTCGCCGAAGGGACTCCAGGGTGAACTCGTCACTGAGCGCGTCCGGCCCGAGCGACAAGGAGGCGAGTGTCGTGGGAAGCTCGTCGGGAAGCATGAGCTGGACGCGGGCGAAGTGACGGACATCGGTCAGGTAAAGGTGTTCATCGGGGGCGAAATCCAGCCGGAGAGCGGTCGACTTGTGGGGAAGCGGCGCATCGTACGGTGGGATCGGATGTCCGGCAGCGAAGCCGGGAATGTTGCTGCCGCGCGCCACGAGTTGGCCGGTCAATTTGAGATGAACGAGTAAGGTCAGCGTGGGAAAAGTTAACCACAGATACTTGCCCTTGCGACCGACCTCGCGGAGGGGTTGGCCGACGAGGAGCGCGAGAGTGAGGCCAGTCGGGGCAACGATGAGTCGGGGGCGATACAGTTCGTAGCCCGTACAGACGCGGCCGAGCAGCTGCTCGGCGATGCCGCGCCGTGCCGCTTCGACCTCGGGGAGTTCAGGCACGCCGGCGGCTCCCCGCGAGCGTCTCGACCAGTTCCGGTTGGACCGCACGAGTGGGAGGGCGAATACCGAGTCGTTCCCAATCGATCTGCCAGTAGCGGGTGTCGAAGGGGTCGACTTCTTGCCGCGTATCCAACCGGTTCCAGATCGTCGGGAACGCGTAGATCTCCTTGCCCTCCAAGACGATGCGACGGGCGATCCCACCTGGGCGATTGACGGGGAAAATTTCGCGAGGGGGCCGGCTGATGACTTCGGCCTGAAACCAGCCGTGCTCAGGGCAACGTCCGGCATGAAGTTGCCAGGGCAAACGTGCGGTCACACGCCCGAGCTGGCGAACGACGACCTCTTCGAGTTCGCCGCCACAGAGCGGGCAGCGGAGTGGTGTATACGAAGCCCGGCGAACTGACGTCATGGCTCAGCGTTCCCTCACACCGACCCGGCTCAGCGCTCCGGCCCGGAGCGATCCGGCACGATCATAGCATGCAGTCGCTCGGTCCGCGGCGGCGAGCATGTCGCCACCACGAACCGCAGCCGAGAGCGTCTACCCAGGCACGCGCGGATCGGCTCCCACGCTGGTTGCTCGGTGATCTTCGCTCGTCGGTGGCGGATGCCGGACGGTGTGCGACCCTGGCCAGCAGGCTAGTGGGGAGGACTATCGCTCCACCAGCCTGTACATCGCGCTTCGTCAATCGAAGACGAGCACGCCGCGGATGACCTGACCGCGCTCGACGTCATGATAGGCCTGGTTGATCTCCTCGAGCCGGTAGCGGCGAGTGACGAGTTCGTCCAGCTTGAGCTTGCCGTCCCGGTAGAGTGCGAGCAAGCGTGGGATGTCGATGCGCGGTACGTTATGACCGAAAATCGTGCCGAAGACCTCCTTCGCCATCAGCATGAACATGAGGTCGAGAGGGTGCGTTTCCACCTCGTTGGGGTCGCGGCCGATCGCTCCCACGATGACGGTTCGGCCGGCTTTGCGGGTAGCACGGGTCGCAGTCGTGAGGAGCGATGGGGTCACCAGGCTCGGGGTCAAGATGGTGGCATCAGCGCCCACCCCGTGCGTGATGTCCATGATGCGCTGGACGGGATCCTCGCGGGTGGGGTTGATCGTGTGAGTCGCGCCGAATTCCTTGGCCTTCTCGAGTTTCCAGTCCACCAGATTGATGGCGATCACCTTCTCGGCACCCGCCAGCGCTGCTCCTTGCACGGCGTTCATCCCCACCCCACCCGTCCCGAAGATGGCCACCGTCTCCCCCGGTCGCACGCGTGCCCGGTTGACGGCCGCACCCCAGCCGGTGGGCACCGCACAGCCGACCAAGCAGGCGCGATCGAGCGGGAGATCGGGATCGATCTTGATCACCGAATCGACGGGACAGACGGTGTACTCGCTGAAGGCCGAGACGAGTGCGAATTGCGCAATGTCTTGCCCGTCTTTGTGGAAACGGAAGGTCCCATCGAGCTGGGCTCCTTGTGTCAGAAGGATACCGCGATCGCAGAGTGCTGCCAGCCCGCTCAGGCACCAGCGACACTTGCCGCAGGCGGGGATGTAACAGAGCACGACGTGGTCACCCGGCTGGACCTCGCTGACGCCGGGACCGACCTTTTCCACGATGCCAGCACCTTCGTGCCCGACGACCATGGGAAAGCGAACGGGGGCAGCGCCAGTCGCGAAGTGCCAATCGGAATGGCACAGTCCAGTGGCGACCAGCTTGACGAGCACTTCTCCCTCTTTCGGCTCGTCGACGTCGATCTCCTCGATGGAGAACGAGCGGGTCGGGCCGTACAAGACCGCGGCGCGGGACTTCATCGAACACCCCCTTTATCTTGATTTAGCGATGAACCTATGCTGACCGAGCGGATGATAGCAGACGCTCGCGCGGTGAGCAAGACTGCCCAACATGCCAGGAGTGTGCGGAGAGCGCGAGAACGTGCCGAGGTGGGGGCATTCCTGCACGGGCGTCGCGCGGAAAGAGGCTGTGCCTGCAGTGATCCTTGGCGACGATCGGACGGTGGAGGAAGAGGGCGAGGGATGAAAGGGACGAGGCGATGACGCTCTTGCTGGGGTACACCGCTTTCCGCTATCGTAGACGGAGATCGGGCTGGGGGAAGCGGAGACGGAGGAGACTGCATGGCCGATCGGGATGTCGTCGAGGCGCTGATCGCCACGTACCGCGAGCTCAACCAGCGGTTCCGGCCCCTACTGGCAGCGATGAACGCCGACGCAGGGGCGGTCGAGGACCCCACGAGCCCGCTCGGGATCCTCTATCGTCTCCGCAATCGCGAGCTGAACGCTTCACAGGCGATCAAGGAGATGTTGCGGGGTGGTGAGCGGACGATCGTCGACGACGAAGCCGAGCCGCTGGTCACGCTCCAGCAAACAGCACTCGGTCTCGTCCCGATCGTCTTGCTCAGCCAATTCGGCACAGCACGAGAGGCGACACTGGCCATGGTCCGCGATCTCCCAGACAGCGTGTGGCAGCAGGAGTTCGAGACGCCGCGCGGTCGCATGACCTTGCGGGCGTACCTCGAAACGCTGATCGCGCGTGACCGCGAGGCGATCCGTGCATTGGAAGAGCGCCTCGGGCAACCGGCACCGAAGAGCTGAGCTGCAGCTAGGGGGCGCGGTGCCGGGTAGGAGGTCGGTATGCCCGCGCTGCTTTTGCCGGTTCTCCATACGTCGACAGCTCCGGTCGATCTCATGCGGGCGTGGCATCTCGATCCGCCGCTGACGGCGCTTCTCGTCACCGCTGCCGCGGCCTATTTGATCGCCTGGTACGTTGCGCCACGGCATGGTCGCAGGCGGGTCTCTCGCTGGCGAGTCCTCGCCTATCTGGCCGGACTCGAGGTGATAGCGGTAGCGCTCATGGGGCCGCCCGATCACGGCAACGGCGCCCGTTTCAGCGTCCACATGGTGCAGCATACGCTCCTCATGCTCGTTGCCCCACCGCTCCTGGTACTGGGGCAGCCGGGCCGGGTGATCCTGCGTGGCCTTCCCGCTGGTTCCCTGCGCTGGTTCGCCCAGCAGCACCAGGTACGATCACTGCTCGCTGTGTCGACACAGCCGGCTGTGGTGTTCCTCGCTGCCACCGTCCCCTTCGTGCTGTGGCACTATCCGCCGCTGTACGAGGCAGCTGTGCGCGATCCACTGGTGCACGAACTCGAGCATCTCACCTTCTTCCTCGGATCGCTGCTCTTTTGGGTGACGCTCGCGGAAGCTCTCCCTGCTCACTGCAGGCTACGTGCGACGGCGAAAATTCTCCTCACGTTCGCAGTCTGGATGGCGACGGATCTGGTCTGTGCCGCGGTGACATTGGCGCCGCGTCCCCTCTACCGGGTTTACGAGGAAGCGGCGGCGCTGTGGGGCTTCGATCCACTAGCCGACCAGCGGTTGGGTGGAGCGATCATGTGGGTCGCTGGCGGCGGACTCTACGCGGCGGTGCTCGTGGGGCTTCTCGTCCGCTCGACGCGGCCAGAGCGGAGAACCGTGCGACTGAGTCGGGGCGCGCGAGCTCCCGAGCGCCTGCTGTTCCCGCTGGCTGCGCTGGGGCTCGCTCTCGTACCGCTGGCTTTCCTCAGGTACGGCGTGGTGGGATCCGCGTTCGGTGCGCCTGCGGCGATGGTCGACCGATTACGAGAAGATCCTTCGGTCTTCGAGCAGCGCGTCTCCACTTTCGTGACGATGTATCAGGTCGGGGAGTACGAGGGTGTGCCCATCGTGGCCCCACCGCCGGGGGTGGAGGTTTATCTGGTCGGGCGCGTCGATGGCTGGTACCCGGTATTGGAACTGCAGGAAGGTGTGCAGTATCGCTTGCTCGTCTCAGCGAGCGACGTTCCTCACGCTTTGTCCGTGGACCTCGGTGCGGAGCGGTTGACCGTTCGTGTCGTCCCCGGTGATGTGGCGGTCGTGCCCCTGCGACCAGAGCGCGCTGGGACGTACGAGATCCGCTGTACTGAACTCTGCGGGCCGTCGTTCCGCGAGATGACGGGACGGATCATCGTCACCGAGTGAGCGAACGGACTGCTGATGCGCGCCGAACCACACTTCGGCGCGTCTGTCGTCTTCGCCTCTGTGGCCATCACCTGCTGGAACGATCAGGAGCGGTCGAGCGGACACGTCGATACCTGAATGCCTTTCTTTTTTCGCCTCGAACAGGGGTGACATGGCGAGGGGGGCGATACTCCGAGGGGGAACATCCGCCTATTCAATCTCGTATAGTTGACCGACAATCATGAGTGA from Thermomicrobium roseum DSM 5159 encodes:
- the hpt gene encoding hypoxanthine phosphoribosyltransferase, which translates into the protein MTAAVQQSSVRRADAQRPRFAHPAEAEFAAFLDFYRIAWEYEPRSFPLRWQDGRIVEQFTPDFYLPEQDLYVELTTMKQSLVTRKHRKVRRLRELYPHVNIVLLYRKDYHEILSRFGYGSVDITSLRPDQIERVLLSPAEIQRRVAELGQQISTDYAGESLVLVGVLKGITFFLADLARAITRPLAIDYLQLSRDLREGVAIRKDLDLDIRGKHVLLVEDIVNTGLTLDFIMRVLREREPASLEVCALLDKAERRLVSVPVKYVGFTIPNEFVVGYGLDYRELYRNLPFICVLKREVYEANGNGHLIGGTGQEAAAEAAEPSLVATRVEVGSG
- the mutM gene encoding bifunctional DNA-formamidopyrimidine glycosylase/DNA-(apurinic or apyrimidinic site) lyase, coding for MPELPEVEAARRGIAEQLLGRVCTGYELYRPRLIVAPTGLTLALLVGQPLREVGRKGKYLWLTFPTLTLLVHLKLTGQLVARGSNIPGFAAGHPIPPYDAPLPHKSTALRLDFAPDEHLYLTDVRHFARVQLMLPDELPTTLASLSLGPDALSDEFTLESLRRGLDRRRGTSLKAALLDQRVVAGLGNIYVDESLWFAQLHPARLVGTLDDGEVVRLYQAIREVLAIAVPQGGAKILHGRAVPPVGEFPYVHGRAGQPCPRCGTSIVKRTIAGRGTYYCPVCQPEPTSTRVATSEGSAASAAAS
- a CDS encoding NDMA-dependent alcohol dehydrogenase; the encoded protein is MKSRAAVLYGPTRSFSIEEIDVDEPKEGEVLVKLVATGLCHSDWHFATGAAPVRFPMVVGHEGAGIVEKVGPGVSEVQPGDHVVLCYIPACGKCRWCLSGLAALCDRGILLTQGAQLDGTFRFHKDGQDIAQFALVSAFSEYTVCPVDSVIKIDPDLPLDRACLVGCAVPTGWGAAVNRARVRPGETVAIFGTGGVGMNAVQGAALAGAEKVIAINLVDWKLEKAKEFGATHTINPTREDPVQRIMDITHGVGADATILTPSLVTPSLLTTATRATRKAGRTVIVGAIGRDPNEVETHPLDLMFMLMAKEVFGTIFGHNVPRIDIPRLLALYRDGKLKLDELVTRRYRLEEINQAYHDVERGQVIRGVLVFD
- a CDS encoding cytochrome c oxidase assembly protein is translated as MPALLLPVLHTSTAPVDLMRAWHLDPPLTALLVTAAAAYLIAWYVAPRHGRRRVSRWRVLAYLAGLEVIAVALMGPPDHGNGARFSVHMVQHTLLMLVAPPLLVLGQPGRVILRGLPAGSLRWFAQQHQVRSLLAVSTQPAVVFLAATVPFVLWHYPPLYEAAVRDPLVHELEHLTFFLGSLLFWVTLAEALPAHCRLRATAKILLTFAVWMATDLVCAAVTLAPRPLYRVYEEAAALWGFDPLADQRLGGAIMWVAGGGLYAAVLVGLLVRSTRPERRTVRLSRGARAPERLLFPLAALGLALVPLAFLRYGVVGSAFGAPAAMVDRLREDPSVFEQRVSTFVTMYQVGEYEGVPIVAPPPGVEVYLVGRVDGWYPVLELQEGVQYRLLVSASDVPHALSVDLGAERLTVRVVPGDVAVVPLRPERAGTYEIRCTELCGPSFREMTGRIIVTE